In one Aeromicrobium wangtongii genomic region, the following are encoded:
- a CDS encoding ABC transporter permease, producing MIEIARTELIQIFRNRLVLVTGLIIPVAFSVYVVYQRETFLDLGSLGYVAAIMMFVVMALGLYTTAVTTLASRRQDLFLKRLRSTAASDVNILAGLLAPLTVVALLQVGAMLAVLGVVATSPVHTWLLVVAVLATTSMMVALALATAGLTNSPEHAQVTTLPVTLAVIAVASWVGITGTENLAQLKRLLPGGSATELVINAWEGGVPLDQSLLLLIPTVGWVAAAVALATRFFQWEPRR from the coding sequence ATGATCGAGATTGCCCGTACCGAACTGATCCAGATCTTCCGCAACAGGCTGGTCCTGGTGACCGGATTGATCATCCCGGTCGCCTTCAGCGTGTACGTCGTCTACCAGCGTGAGACCTTCCTCGACCTGGGAAGCCTCGGCTACGTCGCGGCGATCATGATGTTCGTCGTGATGGCCCTCGGGCTCTACACCACCGCGGTGACCACGCTGGCCTCCCGCCGGCAGGACCTCTTTCTCAAGCGGCTGCGGTCCACCGCTGCGAGTGACGTGAACATCCTGGCCGGGCTCCTCGCCCCGCTGACGGTCGTGGCCCTCCTGCAGGTCGGCGCGATGCTGGCCGTGCTCGGCGTGGTCGCCACCAGCCCGGTTCACACCTGGCTGCTCGTGGTGGCCGTCCTGGCCACCACGTCGATGATGGTCGCTCTTGCGCTGGCCACCGCGGGGCTCACGAATTCGCCCGAGCACGCCCAGGTGACCACGCTGCCGGTCACTCTCGCGGTGATTGCGGTAGCGAGCTGGGTCGGGATCACCGGTACCGAGAACCTCGCCCAGCTCAAACGCCTGTTGCCGGGAGGATCGGCCACCGAGCTGGTCATCAATGCATGGGAGGGCGGTGTCCCTCTCGACCAGTCCCTGTTGCTCCTTATCCCGACCGTGGGCTGGGTCGCTGCCGCCGTCGCGCTGGCCACGCGGTTCTTCCAGTGGGAGCCACGCCGATGA